The genomic interval GAATCTCTATCGGATCAACGAGAGGCGTAGGGATAGAGTCAGGTGTATTAGAATACAAGGGAGCGTCAATTATATGGCTAAAACTTTCATTTAAAGACTGTACCAATTCTTTGGTTTCATCGATGAGTGATTTTAACTTTTTACGATTTTTTCGACTATAGCCAAAAGGTTCTGTCTGGGGAAGAATGATACGCCCAAAAGATAAACTTTTTTCAAATAAGCCCACGAGGCTTTCGGTTAAATTAAGTTTTTTCTCACGCTTATAAAGGTCTTTAATAATAAACTTTGCATGAATTTTACTCACCATTACATGGAGTGGAATTAAAAAAGAAACTAAAACTAATAAAATAATGGGGCCTACAACAGGGTCAACGATAGAGTTTAAAACAATCCCGCCCATCGTTATTTCTGCAAATAACATTAAGGACACAAAAAAGCCCATTACAATTAATGTGCTGGCATTTGAACGTTCTTTCCATAATAAGAGGGCTGTTTCAACTTCGGGTATATAAACCGCTTCCACATCATGAATACTTTTTTCTAAATTATTTAATACACGATAAGAGCGATTATATCCGACATTAGCCAAACGTTCATCAATCGCTTTTATACCATCAAGCTGACTATTATCTGAATCCGATAATACGACGTAATGTCCTGTCGTTAAGCCTAGATTTTCAAGTCGTTGTCGCCATGAATTAATGATTTCATTACTTCTTGCTATATCAAGCGTCATATCAGAATGATCAATAATGAACACTAAATTTTGAGTATCTTGACGTTTAACTAATTCATCAATGAAATCTTTAATTAACTCAGGATCTGACTCAAAAAAATCGGTAAACACAAAGCTTAAGTCGGATACGCCGACGACATGATTCATTAAATAAGTTTGAACGGCACCACTATTTTCTGTAAAAGGCGGGGTATCTATAAATAATTTGCCTTGTAATTTATCACTATTAAGTGTTTTTAGTTCTAAATAGGCATTAATTTTATTCCCTTCACCTGGAGCGGCTTGTTCAACTTTATGACTAATTTGATAAAAAGGAAGTTTATGATCAACATCAACAGCCATACCCGGTAGCGTAATCACTGTTGCTTGTGGTGTATGTTGTAATACCGTGAATTTATGCTGTGAGGCATAAACACTCGCATTGTGAAGAGTAGATCCTAGATAATGCTCTATAAAATCATTTTTTACAGGGGTTGTTCCCCCTATTAAACTAACAATCGGCCACCATGAGCTTTTACATGCCGTTGATTCATCGTCATTTAAAAGCCCTAACTCATACTCAAGCTCATCAAGTTGATGAAAAATTTGACTTGCTTTTTTTAAGGTAGGTTGTGTCGTTGCAAAGTGATTTTCCAGATTAACTAAATGTTTGCTCATCATTTTATCTGCCATCAAATCACCCTAATTTATTATTGTTATTGGTAAAGTCACAAGTATACACCTAAGCATGATAAATTATAAACAAACTCAAAAATATTTTTAATCTTAAAAAATGTTATTCTTACTATTTTTTATTAATTTAACGAATAATGAAAATTCAAAACCATTGCTTAACTGAGGCACAACAAATTCCCTCACCTAACTTTAATTTACGCCCCAATGAGGAGGATATTTCTTTAATTGTTATTCATAACATAAGCTTGCCTCCCAATCAATTTACAGGGAATTATATTACTCAGTTGTTTTGTAATCAATTAGACCCTAAGGATCATCCTAGCTTTGAGTCGATTCATACAATGACGGTATCAGCCCATTTACTTATTCGGCGTGATGGTCATATTATTCAATATGTCCCCTTTAATAAAAGAGCGTGGCACGCTGGGGTGTCCACTTATCAAAGTCGTGATCGTTGTAATGATTTTTCTATTGGTATTGAGCTAGAAGGAACGGATACCATTGCTTATACAAAGGCACAATATTTACAACTAGCAACAATAATTCAGCTATTAATTCAATGTTATCCTCGTTTAAATAAAGAGCGCCTTACCGGTCATAGTGATATTGCCCCCGACCGCAAAACTGACCCAGGGGATTCTTTTTCATGGACACACTTATTGAATCAACTCTAATGATGAAATTTGACCCAAAAAAAGCCTGTTACAAAACAGGCTTTTTTATAGCGTGAGTTTAAAAACTAGTTTTTAGTTTTATCAACAATTTGATTCGCTTTGATCCAAGGCATCATCGCGCGTAATTTTTCACCCACTTGCTCAATCGGATGCTCGGCATTAAGACGACGACGTGAAGTCATTTCTGGGTAATTTGTCATCCCTTCTGTAATGAATTTTTTAGCATAATTTCCATTTTGAATATTTTCTAAGGCTTCACGCATCGCTTGACGACTTTCATCATTGATAATTTTAGGCCCAGTAACATACTCCCCATATTCCGCATTATTAGAGATTGAATAATTCATGTTAGCAATACCGCCTTCATACATTAAATCAACAATCAATTTTAATTCATGCAAACACTCAAAGTAGGCCATTTCTGGCTCATAACCTGCTTCTGTTAAGGTTTCAAATCCAGCCTTAACTAATTCAACAGCCCCGCCACATAAGACCGCTTGCTCTCCAAATAAATCGGTTTCCGCTTCATCACGAAAAGTAGTTTCAATAATCCCTGAACGCCCGCCACCAATAGCAGAGGCATACGATAAACAAATTGCTTTTGCCGTTCCTGAGGCATCCTGTTCAATCGCGATTAAATCAGGAATACCGCCGCCGCGAACAAATTCAGATCGTACGGTATGACCCGGTGCTTTAGGTGCAATCATGATGACATCTAAATCAGCACGTGGAACAACTTGATTGAATAAAATTGCAAAACCATGAGCAAAGGCTAACGCAGCCCCTTGTTTTATATTAGGTTCAATTTCTTCTTTATAAAGTTGTGATTGAAATTCATCAGGGGTTAGGATCATAACAACATCTGATTCAGCAACGGCTGTTGCAACATCTTTAACCGTTAAGCCTGAATTTTCTGCTTTCGCAATCGAGGTTGAACCCGCACGTAACCCGACGACAACATCAACGCCAGAGTCTTTTAAATTATTTGCATGGGCATGACCTTGTGAACCGTAACCAATAATGGCCACTTTTTTAGCTTTAATAATAGAAAGGTCAGCGTCTTTGTCGTAATAAACTTGCATTGTTTTTCTCTTGATTGTGTTTTTAAGTTAAATAATTATAGGATCATTCATTTTTAAATCTAAATATTTTAAAGATGCAAGCCTTTTTCTCCACGAGAAATGCCTGTTGCACCTGAACGTACCACTTCAATAATGGAACTTTCATCAATCGCTGCCAGAAATGAATCAAGCTTCTCTGATGTTCCCGTCATTTCAATCACATAGGTATTTACCGTGACATCTATAATTTTTCCACGAAAAATATCAGCGGTTCGTTTTATTTCTTCACGGTTTTCACGCGAGGTTTTTATCTTAACCATCATTAATTCACGTTCAATATGAACCGCATCTTCTAAATCAATCAGTTTTACCACATCAATTAATTTATTTAATTGTTTGGTAATTTGCTCAATGACATCATCACTCCCTCGGGTGACTAAAGTCATTCGTGATAAGGTTTCATCTTCGGTCATCGCAACGGTTAATGACTCAATATTATAACCACGCGCGGTAAATAAACCTGCAACGCGTGATAAAGCCCCAGCTTCATTTTCAATTAAAATTGAAATAATATGTCTCATTATGCTAACTCCCGATTAATCGGCGTATCAATCGCAACCCGTAATTTCATGTCATTATGCGCTTTTCCTGATTCAATCATCGGATAAACATTCTCTGTTCTATCCGTTAAAATATCAAGAAAAACGGTTCTATCTTTTAATGCAAAGGCTTCTTCTAAAGCAGGACGTACTTGTTCAGGTTTATCTATCTGAATTCCAACATGTCCATAGGCTTCGGCTAATTTAACAAAGTCTGGAATGGCATCCATATAAGAATGTGAATAACGACTTTCATAAGAAAATTCTTGCCACTGTCGAACCATGCCCATATAACGATTATTTAAATTAATAATTTTTACAGGCGTTTCATATTGTAATGCGGTCGCTAATTCTTGGATGCACATTTGAATACTGGCCTCACCCGTGACACAGGCAACCTCCATTTCAGGGCTTGCTAACTTCGCCCCAATAGCGGCAGGTAAACCAAAACCCATCGTGCCTAAGCCGCCTGAATTAATCCAGCGACGCGGTTTATCAAAATGGTAATATTGTGAGGCGAACATTTGATGCTGCCCTACATCAGAGGTAACAATGGCCTCGCCTTTTGTAACTTCATAAAGTTGTTCAATTACATACTGGGGTTTAATTAAACGGCTTTCACGATTATATTCCAAGCAATTTACATCACGCCATTTATTAATTTGCTTCCACCAAGCATCCAAGGCTTTTTCATTGGTTTTATCATGTCCGTCTTTAATTAAAGATAACATATCTTTAAGCACGGATTTAATATCACCGACAATAGGAATATCAACCTTTACAGTTTTAGCAATAGAGGCGGGATCAATGTCAATATGAATAATTTTTGCATAAGGACAAAAACGATCAAGTTTACCTGTTACGCGATCATCAAAGCGCGCACCAATAGCAATAATCACATCACTTTCGTGCATCGACATATTGGCTTCATACGTTCCGTGCATTCCAAGCATTCCAACAAACTGTTTGTCGGTTGCAGGATAGCCCCCTAGGCCCATTAACGTATGTGTGACCGGATAACCTAAAGTTCGTACTAATTTGGTTAATTCTTTACTGGCTTCACTTAAAATAACCCCGCCCCCTGCATAAATCATCGGTTTTTTTGCCGATAACAAGAGATCTAATGCTTTTTTAATTTGCCCACTATGACCTTTTGTCGCTGGATTATAAGAACGCATGGATACTTTTTTAGGGTATTTGTAAGGTACTTTTATACTAGGATCGGTAATGTCTTTCGGTATATCAACCACAACAGGCCCAGGTCTTCCCGTTGTTGCAACATGAAAGGCTTTTTTTAAGGTTTCAGCAATATCTTTAACATCTTTAACTAAAAAATTATGCTTAACACAAGGACGCGTAATTCCCACCATATCAACTTCTTGAAACGCATCACTACCAATAACGGCAGAAGGAACTTGTCCTGAGATCACCACCATTGGAATAGAGTCCATATAAGCCGTTGCAATCCCTGTCACCGCATTAGTTGCCCCAGGCCCTGATGTGACTAAAACAACCCCTGGTTTTCCTGTTACACGTGCATAAGCATCTGCCGCATGAGTTGCCGCTTGTTCATGTCTAACCAAAATATGTTTAACATCCTCTTGATGAAATAAAGCATCATACAAATGTAAGACCGCTCCACCAGGATAACCAAAAAGAAATTCTACCCCTTCGTCTTTTAGACATTCGACAACAATCTGTCCACCGCTCAGTTCCATATTAATACCCTTAAAATCAATCTGTGTAGGGGAATCCCCTTTATATTTATGTCTAAAATTATTAATTCTATTTTAGAAAAAGTCGCTCAGACTACTGTTTTTATCGGTTTTCGTCAAGAAAATATCCGACTATTTTAATGATACTCTTGTTAGATTGTTTCATAAATTTAACTATACAAAGTCTTAGATAATATTTACCATGCCACAATTAAGATAAATTTTTAACGGATTCTAAAATGAATAACAGCACGCTTAGACAAATTGTTTTAGATACAGAAACGACAGGACTCAATCCTAAAGAAGGTCACCGAATTATTGAAATTGGATGCGTAGAACTGATTAATCGTCGTTTAACAGGCAATCATTTTCACACCTATATCAATCCCCAACGTCTCATTGATAAAGAAGCGATTGATGTTCATGGTATTACGAATGAATTTTTAGACGATAAACCGCTGTTTGCAAGTATTGTCGATGATTTTATCGCGTTTATTAATAATGCTGAGTTAATCATTCACAACGCCCCTTTTGATGTCGGTTTTCTAAATCACGAATACCAGTTAACTCATCGTAAGTTAAAAAAAATTGGCGATCATAACCCTATCTTTGATAGCCTAGCTTATGCAAGAAAAAAACATCCTGGGCAGCGTAATAGTTTAGACGCTCTTTGTAAACGTTATGGAATCAACAATAGTCACCGTGATTTACATGGGGCTTTACTTGATTCTGAAATTCTTGCCGATGTTTATTTGCTAATGACGGGCGGGCAATTTTCTTTGTTAGATGATCCACAAGCAAGTACCCATAAAAGTCAAACCATACAGCTTATCTCACCGAACAGAACCTCGTTAAACGTTATTCCCTGTAACGATGATGAGAAAAAACAACACAGGCAACGCTTAGATGCCATTAATAAAGCCTGTAAAAATCAATGCCTATGGTCAAAAATAGAGCAAGACTAAAAACTATTCTTTAAGCTTATTATTTAAAAATAAATTTAACGCTTCAATATTGGTTTCAATTTCACTAATAATAGCGACGACTTTAATTAATCCATCATCGTCTGTCATAACCATTTCAGCCGTTTTAATTAAACTTTCAACTTGGTCAGCTCCAATAGTTGAACAAACACCTTTCAATGTATGTAATTCGTTCTTAAGCTGGGTTATATCTTTTAACGCTAATGCATTTTTAATGTTTTCTAAATAGCCGTGTTGTTCTTCTAAAAAAATCTCAATCACTATCTTTAAAATATCAGTCCCTCCTAGACGCTTTACAACGACATCCCAATTGCAAACCATTAATTTTTTATCCATTACTTTTTCTGTCATTTTTTTTATTTCTTTTTTAATTGGAAAAGTTAATAACTCAACTTTATCATCCGATTCAAGGTCATAAAAATTAGTTACGGCCTGTTCTAAATTTATTTGTTTATCAGATTCGTTGTACTCAAAATAGCTTGTAAATGAAAACGTACTTCCAACATTATTCTCACTTTCCAGCCAAATTCGTCCCCCCATTAACTCTACAATTTGTTTAGAAATTGAAAGTCCCAATCCTGTGCCACCAAATTTTCTTAAAACAGAAGAGTCTGCTTGCAAAAATGATTCAAAAACCGTCATTTTTTTATCTTCTGTAATGCCTATTCCCGTATCCGCTACCGTAAATAATAAACAACACTGGTGTGTACTTTTTTCTTCCAAAAAAATACTGAGTTTAACTTCACCTTCAGTTGTAAATTTAATCGCATTATCGAGTAAATTAGTTAATACTTGATTCAACCGAAAGGGGTCACCAATAAGATACGTCGGTATTTGCGAATGAACCGTAATATCACTGACTATATTTATTTTCTTACCCTGTACTTTTTGTTTCGAGGTTAACAAAATTTCTTCTATTAATTTTTCAAGATTAAAACCCGTCTTATCTAAAATTACTTTACCCGCTTCAATTTTAGAAAAATCTAAAATATCATTAATAATGGCTAATAAAGCACAGGATGATTCTTTGACAATTTCTAAGTAACTTCGCTGTTCCTCAGTAAGATTGGTATCTAATGCTAAATCGGTCATCCCAATAATACCATTCATAGGAGTCCGAATTTCATGACTCATATTTGCTAAAAAATCACTTTTCGCCTGATTTGCTTGCTGAGCTTTAACCATAGCTTCATTAAGCAATAATTCATTTTCTCTTCGTTCACTAATATCATTAAAAACGGCAACACTCCCCATTAAGTGATTATTTTCAAGTAAGGGGACGGACGTAATTTTGATGGGTAAAATATGACCCTTTTTACTGGTAAAAAACTCAGTTTCTGAACTGTAAGTTTGCTTATTTAAGATACACTTTAAGGTTGGGCAATCTTCTTTTAATATTTTAAAACCATTTTTATCTTGATAATGAATAATTTCGTGCAAATTTTTATTTTTTAATTCTTTTTCTGTCCAGCCTAAAATTTTTTCAGCTTCATTATTCCAAAAAGTACACAAACCATCGACATCTAAAACATAAACACCTTGAGCCATAGTATCCGTTACTTTTTCCATAAAATAACGACTATCTTGCAATTGTTTTTGTTGATTTTTCTGAGGGGTAATATCAGAGCAAATTGAAACATATTCGTAACACTCTTTTTTTACATTTAAAAAAGGCACAATAGTCTGATTAACCCAATAAAAAGAGCCATCTTTCTTTTTATTTTTTATTTCACCATGCCAAATTTTCCCACTACGAATATTTCCCCAAAGTTCTGAAAAAAACGTTTTATTTTGATAGCCAGAATTAATAATATGATGGTTTTTTCCTATTAACTCAGTACGTGAATAGCCACTGACTTCGCAAAACTTATCATTTACCTCAGTAATATTTCCATAAGTATCAGTGGTACTGACAATGGCATGTTGATTTAACGCAAACTGGTATTTTTTCATAGAAATTCAATTTTCATTATCTATCGTGTTATTTGTCATCAAAAGTTGCACGAATTTCTAAAACTTTATCCCATTCTTTAAAAAAAGCATTAATGCAAAGAGGGTCAAAATGTTTGAAGGTATTTTCACTCAAAAAGTCAATCACTTTTTCTAATGGCCACGCCTTCTTATAGGGTCGCTCCGAAATCAAGGCATCAAAAACATCAGCAACAGCAATAATACGCCCATAAATCGAAATCTCCTCACCTTTTAATCCATAAGGGTAACCTGAACCATCATATTTTTCATGATGACTCAACGCAATTTCAGCCCCCATTTGCAATAACTGTGAAGAACTTCCATTTAAAATTTCATAGCCAATTTTTGTATGTTCTTTCATTAATTCAAACTCTGCAATATCTAACCGACCAGGTTTCAATAAAATCGCATCAGGCACCCCGACTTTACCAATATCATGCATAGAGGCAGCTTGTGAAATTAAATTCTGCTCTAAAAAAGAGAACCCCAATTGTACGGCAATATGTTTAGAGTAAAGTGACATTCGTTTAATATGCCCCCCTGTTTCAGGATCACGATATTCAGCCGTTTTTGATAAACGATAAACTATTTCCGTCTCTCTTTCAC from Methylococcales bacterium carries:
- the ampD gene encoding 1,6-anhydro-N-acetylmuramyl-L-alanine amidase AmpD, translating into MKIQNHCLTEAQQIPSPNFNLRPNEEDISLIVIHNISLPPNQFTGNYITQLFCNQLDPKDHPSFESIHTMTVSAHLLIRRDGHIIQYVPFNKRAWHAGVSTYQSRDRCNDFSIGIELEGTDTIAYTKAQYLQLATIIQLLIQCYPRLNKERLTGHSDIAPDRKTDPGDSFSWTHLLNQL
- the ilvC gene encoding ketol-acid reductoisomerase, with the translated sequence MQVYYDKDADLSIIKAKKVAIIGYGSQGHAHANNLKDSGVDVVVGLRAGSTSIAKAENSGLTVKDVATAVAESDVVMILTPDEFQSQLYKEEIEPNIKQGAALAFAHGFAILFNQVVPRADLDVIMIAPKAPGHTVRSEFVRGGGIPDLIAIEQDASGTAKAICLSYASAIGGGRSGIIETTFRDEAETDLFGEQAVLCGGAVELVKAGFETLTEAGYEPEMAYFECLHELKLIVDLMYEGGIANMNYSISNNAEYGEYVTGPKIINDESRQAMREALENIQNGNYAKKFITEGMTNYPEMTSRRRLNAEHPIEQVGEKLRAMMPWIKANQIVDKTKN
- the ilvN gene encoding acetolactate synthase small subunit; amino-acid sequence: MRHIISILIENEAGALSRVAGLFTARGYNIESLTVAMTEDETLSRMTLVTRGSDDVIEQITKQLNKLIDVVKLIDLEDAVHIERELMMVKIKTSRENREEIKRTADIFRGKIIDVTVNTYVIEMTGTSEKLDSFLAAIDESSIIEVVRSGATGISRGEKGLHL
- a CDS encoding acetolactate synthase 3 large subunit, which translates into the protein MELSGGQIVVECLKDEGVEFLFGYPGGAVLHLYDALFHQEDVKHILVRHEQAATHAADAYARVTGKPGVVLVTSGPGATNAVTGIATAYMDSIPMVVISGQVPSAVIGSDAFQEVDMVGITRPCVKHNFLVKDVKDIAETLKKAFHVATTGRPGPVVVDIPKDITDPSIKVPYKYPKKVSMRSYNPATKGHSGQIKKALDLLLSAKKPMIYAGGGVILSEASKELTKLVRTLGYPVTHTLMGLGGYPATDKQFVGMLGMHGTYEANMSMHESDVIIAIGARFDDRVTGKLDRFCPYAKIIHIDIDPASIAKTVKVDIPIVGDIKSVLKDMLSLIKDGHDKTNEKALDAWWKQINKWRDVNCLEYNRESRLIKPQYVIEQLYEVTKGEAIVTSDVGQHQMFASQYYHFDKPRRWINSGGLGTMGFGLPAAIGAKLASPEMEVACVTGEASIQMCIQELATALQYETPVKIINLNNRYMGMVRQWQEFSYESRYSHSYMDAIPDFVKLAEAYGHVGIQIDKPEQVRPALEEAFALKDRTVFLDILTDRTENVYPMIESGKAHNDMKLRVAIDTPINRELA
- the dnaQ gene encoding DNA polymerase III subunit epsilon, producing the protein MNNSTLRQIVLDTETTGLNPKEGHRIIEIGCVELINRRLTGNHFHTYINPQRLIDKEAIDVHGITNEFLDDKPLFASIVDDFIAFINNAELIIHNAPFDVGFLNHEYQLTHRKLKKIGDHNPIFDSLAYARKKHPGQRNSLDALCKRYGINNSHRDLHGALLDSEILADVYLLMTGGQFSLLDDPQASTHKSQTIQLISPNRTSLNVIPCNDDEKKQHRQRLDAINKACKNQCLWSKIEQD
- a CDS encoding PAS domain S-box protein gives rise to the protein MKKYQFALNQHAIVSTTDTYGNITEVNDKFCEVSGYSRTELIGKNHHIINSGYQNKTFFSELWGNIRSGKIWHGEIKNKKKDGSFYWVNQTIVPFLNVKKECYEYVSICSDITPQKNQQKQLQDSRYFMEKVTDTMAQGVYVLDVDGLCTFWNNEAEKILGWTEKELKNKNLHEIIHYQDKNGFKILKEDCPTLKCILNKQTYSSETEFFTSKKGHILPIKITSVPLLENNHLMGSVAVFNDISERRENELLLNEAMVKAQQANQAKSDFLANMSHEIRTPMNGIIGMTDLALDTNLTEEQRSYLEIVKESSCALLAIINDILDFSKIEAGKVILDKTGFNLEKLIEEILLTSKQKVQGKKINIVSDITVHSQIPTYLIGDPFRLNQVLTNLLDNAIKFTTEGEVKLSIFLEEKSTHQCCLLFTVADTGIGITEDKKMTVFESFLQADSSVLRKFGGTGLGLSISKQIVELMGGRIWLESENNVGSTFSFTSYFEYNESDKQINLEQAVTNFYDLESDDKVELLTFPIKKEIKKMTEKVMDKKLMVCNWDVVVKRLGGTDILKIVIEIFLEEQHGYLENIKNALALKDITQLKNELHTLKGVCSTIGADQVESLIKTAEMVMTDDDGLIKVVAIISEIETNIEALNLFLNNKLKE
- a CDS encoding response regulator; its protein translation is MKTIVLVDDVQFNLTLLWHLVKRMDGFLPIAFIKPEEALEWCLNNDYELIIVDYMMPKMNGVEFITKLKASPKKKDIPILMVTANNVLSVRYQALEAGATDFLNKPIDKTEFNIRVQNMLILRDHQHKLADKALWLNNEVMKATKEIRERETEIVYRLSKTAEYRDPETGGHIKRMSLYSKHIAVQLGFSFLEQNLISQAASMHDIGKVGVPDAILLKPGRLDIAEFELMKEHTKIGYEILNGSSSQLLQMGAEIALSHHEKYDGSGYPYGLKGEEISIYGRIIAVADVFDALISERPYKKAWPLEKVIDFLSENTFKHFDPLCINAFFKEWDKVLEIRATFDDK